From a region of the Candidatus Pelagibacter sp. FZCC0015 genome:
- a CDS encoding proton-translocating transhydrogenase family protein, with protein MEIDPFIFRLSIFILSIFVGYYVVWSVTPSLHTPLMSVTNAISSVIIVGAIIAALSSGDGKVFTSSSIYGFLAIVLAAVNIFGGFLVTQRMLAMYKKKKKDK; from the coding sequence ATGGAAATAGATCCTTTTATATTTAGATTAAGTATATTTATTTTATCAATATTTGTTGGTTATTATGTTGTATGGAGTGTTACACCTTCCTTACATACACCTTTAATGTCTGTAACAAATGCAATTTCATCAGTAATCATTGTGGGTGCAATTATTGCAGCACTATCAAGTGGGGATGGAAAAGTTTTCACATCTTCTAGCATTTATGGTTTTTTAGCAATTGTATTGGCGGCAGTTAATATTTTTGGTGGATTTTTAGTTACTCAAAGAATGCTTGCTATGTATAAGAAAAAAAAAAAGGATAAATAA
- a CDS encoding nucleoside-diphosphate sugar epimerase/dehydratase: protein MLFTINETIKNILLLPRYAKQITVIIFDIGLCILCTWLAFYLRLEKFITINDITLIAALLSVFLAIPIFWLLGLYRAIFRYTGLSIFFSISIAILIYALIYFSAVGIYAIQGIPRSIGIIQPLLLFFSVTGSRLLVKYFIVSTFNSTNNSKNKKKILIYGAGNAGRQLLTSLESNTELEVVGFLDDDVRLHNQVMLGQTVFSPTRLDNLINLKNVNIVLLALPSISRNSRKKIIEKLNNHKLIVKTLPRVQDVVDGKVSVSDIRDLDIADLLSRDEVAPNYNLLNKNINSRVVLVTGAGGSIGSELCHQIVKHSPKKLLLLELNEFGLYKIFEELKNLSNRIEIIPLICNIQDKSKINQIFKTFNVETVYHAAAYKHVPLVEENISEGVQNNVFGTFVVAQAAIEQRVSNFVLISSDKAVRPTNIMGATKRLAELCVQALYENEKNKFSKFSIVRFGNVLQSSGSVIPKFKKQIEEGGPVTLTHPEVTRYFMTTKEAAQLVIQAGAMSQNCEVFVLDMGKSVKIKDLIYQMIINSGLTVKDVDNSEGDIEIKVIGLRPGEKLYEELLIGDNPQKTNHEKIKKAQDNFIPFNDLKLDLDILRDLLQSNKAIEIKNMLKKLVYTYKSETKIVDHLYLEQLPFKKENKSPKILEREGNKIIKINTK, encoded by the coding sequence ATGTTATTTACAATAAACGAAACTATTAAAAATATATTATTACTTCCACGTTATGCAAAACAGATTACTGTAATAATTTTTGATATAGGTTTATGTATTTTATGTACATGGCTTGCATTTTATTTACGCCTAGAAAAATTTATAACGATTAACGATATAACGCTAATAGCAGCTTTACTTTCTGTGTTTTTAGCTATACCTATTTTTTGGTTGTTGGGATTATATAGGGCTATATTTCGATACACTGGTTTATCTATTTTTTTCTCAATTTCAATAGCTATATTAATTTACGCGTTAATATATTTTTCAGCAGTAGGTATCTATGCAATTCAGGGTATTCCAAGATCAATTGGTATTATTCAACCACTATTATTATTTTTTTCTGTCACAGGATCTAGATTACTAGTAAAATATTTTATTGTTAGTACTTTTAATTCAACGAATAATTCTAAAAATAAAAAAAAGATATTGATTTATGGTGCAGGGAATGCAGGCAGACAATTATTAACTAGTTTAGAGAGTAATACCGAATTAGAAGTTGTTGGTTTTTTAGATGATGATGTTAGATTGCATAATCAAGTTATGTTAGGACAGACTGTTTTTTCACCAACCAGACTAGATAATTTAATAAATTTAAAAAACGTAAACATAGTCCTTCTTGCCCTTCCGTCAATTAGTAGAAATTCAAGGAAAAAAATTATTGAAAAGCTTAATAATCATAAATTAATTGTAAAGACACTTCCCAGAGTTCAAGATGTTGTAGACGGTAAAGTATCAGTATCTGATATAAGAGATTTAGATATTGCAGATTTATTAAGTCGAGATGAAGTTGCACCAAATTATAACTTGTTAAATAAAAATATTAACTCAAGGGTGGTTCTTGTGACAGGAGCGGGTGGATCTATTGGTTCAGAGTTATGCCACCAAATTGTAAAACATAGTCCAAAAAAATTATTACTTTTAGAATTAAATGAATTTGGTCTTTATAAAATTTTTGAAGAACTAAAAAATTTGAGTAATAGAATAGAAATTATACCTCTAATTTGTAATATTCAAGATAAGTCTAAAATAAATCAAATTTTTAAAACTTTTAATGTTGAAACAGTATATCATGCAGCAGCTTATAAACATGTTCCGTTGGTAGAAGAGAACATTTCTGAAGGAGTACAAAATAATGTTTTTGGAACTTTTGTAGTTGCACAGGCTGCGATAGAACAAAGAGTGTCAAATTTTGTGCTTATTTCAAGCGACAAAGCAGTAAGACCTACTAATATTATGGGTGCAACTAAAAGACTTGCTGAATTATGTGTTCAAGCGCTTTACGAAAATGAAAAAAATAAATTTTCTAAATTTTCTATTGTAAGATTTGGTAATGTATTGCAGTCATCTGGTTCAGTTATACCAAAGTTTAAAAAACAAATAGAAGAAGGTGGACCGGTTACGTTAACTCACCCAGAGGTAACACGTTATTTTATGACCACTAAAGAGGCAGCTCAATTAGTGATTCAAGCGGGAGCAATGAGCCAAAATTGTGAAGTTTTTGTCCTGGATATGGGAAAAAGCGTCAAAATTAAAGATTTAATTTATCAAATGATTATAAATTCTGGTTTAACAGTAAAAGATGTTGATAATTCAGAAGGAGATATTGAAATCAAAGTAATAGGACTTAGACCTGGAGAAAAATTATATGAGGAACTTTTAATTGGAGACAACCCTCAAAAAACAAACCATGAAAAAATTAAAAAAGCCCAAGATAATTTTATTCCGTTTAATGACTTAAAACTTGATTTAGATATACTAAGAGATTTGTTACAATCTAATAAAGCTATTGAAATTAAAAATATGTTAAAAAAATTAGTTTATACATATAAATCTGAAACTAAGATTGTTGATCATCTCTATTTAGAGCAGTTACCATTTAAAAAGGAAAATAAAAGTCCTAAAATACTCGAGCGCGAGGGAAATAAGATTATAAAGATTAATACTAAGTAA
- the ykgO gene encoding type B 50S ribosomal protein L36, giving the protein MKIKSSLKSIKKRDLNSKLVRRRGRVYIINKTNPKFKARQK; this is encoded by the coding sequence ATGAAAATAAAAAGCTCATTAAAATCAATTAAAAAACGAGATCTAAACTCTAAGTTAGTTAGAAGAAGAGGTAGAGTTTATATTATTAATAAAACAAACCCAAAATTTAAAGCAAGACAGAAATAG
- a CDS encoding NAD(P)(+) transhydrogenase (Re/Si-specific) subunit beta, producing the protein MSANFSAILYLISGVLFILALRGLSSPETSRQGNLFGIIGMLIAVTVTFLSVGNFSSGFIYVLIFLAIGGSIGAFIAYRIPMTAMPELVAGFHSLVGLAAVFVAISAFINPAAFNLGTPGNIKLASLIEMAIGAAVGAITFSGSVIAFLKLQGIMSGAPITFKGQHLLNALLLILIVILTFYLCSTQSSNLFWILIAVSFLIGFLIIIPIGGADMPVVISMLNSYSGWAAAGIGFTLENTALIITGALVGSSGAILSYIMCKGMNRSFFSVILGGFGATDQTTGGQSKEQRPVKSGNADDAAFLMKNASSVIIVPGYGMAVAQAQHALREMVDTLKKNDIKVSYAIHPVAGRMPGHMNVLLAEANVPYDEVFELEEINNDFANADVAFVIGANDVTNPVAKTDPQSPIYGMPVLDVEKCKSVLFVKRSLSPGYAGIDNDLFYKENTLMLFADAKKMTEDITKNL; encoded by the coding sequence ATGTCTGCAAATTTTTCTGCAATTTTATATTTAATTTCAGGCGTATTATTTATCTTGGCTTTAAGAGGTTTATCATCTCCTGAAACTTCAAGACAAGGAAATTTATTCGGAATTATTGGAATGCTAATAGCCGTGACTGTTACATTTCTTTCAGTTGGAAATTTTTCATCAGGATTTATTTATGTTCTAATATTTTTGGCTATCGGTGGTAGCATAGGAGCATTTATTGCATATCGTATTCCAATGACAGCAATGCCAGAATTAGTGGCTGGCTTTCATAGTTTAGTTGGTCTTGCTGCAGTATTTGTTGCAATCTCAGCATTTATAAATCCTGCAGCCTTTAATTTAGGGACACCAGGAAATATTAAACTTGCAAGTTTAATAGAAATGGCCATAGGAGCAGCAGTTGGTGCAATTACCTTTTCTGGTTCTGTTATTGCATTTTTAAAATTACAAGGAATAATGTCTGGTGCACCTATCACTTTTAAAGGTCAGCATTTATTAAATGCACTATTATTAATATTGATTGTAATATTAACATTTTATCTTTGTTCAACTCAATCATCTAATTTATTTTGGATATTAATTGCAGTTTCTTTTTTAATAGGATTTTTAATTATCATTCCTATTGGTGGTGCTGATATGCCCGTTGTAATATCAATGTTGAATTCTTATTCAGGTTGGGCTGCGGCTGGAATTGGATTTACTTTAGAAAACACAGCTCTTATAATAACAGGTGCATTAGTTGGATCATCTGGAGCTATCCTTTCATATATTATGTGTAAGGGAATGAACAGATCATTCTTTAGTGTAATATTAGGTGGTTTTGGGGCTACAGATCAAACTACTGGAGGTCAAAGTAAAGAACAAAGACCAGTAAAAAGTGGTAATGCTGATGATGCAGCTTTTTTAATGAAAAATGCATCCTCAGTTATAATTGTTCCAGGATATGGAATGGCGGTTGCACAAGCACAACATGCTTTAAGAGAAATGGTAGATACACTTAAGAAAAATGACATTAAAGTGTCTTATGCTATACATCCAGTTGCCGGAAGGATGCCAGGACATATGAATGTTTTATTAGCAGAAGCAAATGTGCCTTATGATGAAGTTTTTGAATTAGAAGAGATAAACAATGATTTTGCTAATGCAGATGTTGCTTTTGTTATAGGTGCTAATGATGTTACCAACCCAGTTGCAAAAACAGATCCACAAAGTCCAATTTATGGAATGCCGGTTTTAGATGTAGAAAAATGTAAGTCAGTACTGTTTGTAAAAAGAAGCTTATCACCTGGATATGCAGGAATAGACAATGATTTATTCTATAAAGAAAATACCCTGATGTTGTTTGCAGATGCAAAAAAAATGACTGAAGAT
- a CDS encoding Wzz/FepE/Etk N-terminal domain-containing protein, with amino-acid sequence MSEINQTKTHYEVDLVDLLKALWLGKWKIIIITAISVLVVLVYSNSIPKKYKLTTVAYHGDRSSFIKYSVINDILKLNDLTATEGRDIPNKYVLNPSRIFHKARVEFNNYQAVTSVLENEISIMKSFDGTDEQKQDLLIKLARSFNFLTPTKQGEKYSVSFTWENIEEGKKIFDKAMAKVMENVKKSVIKDISNLANIIEKNNQRKIDSLNLKFELLEKAQKEKDMARIEYLKEQSTIAKEINLEQNMEGLSLGQSKQSLFLEPTQGSNSTKNKSLIDLIEVPFLEVPYFLLGYRAIDKEIELILNRTDRQRILNTTEYIKVMAKLIEVESDLSPELLRQSISIIENDNVKNWIKYDFSLGSTKSLNNTRLYIMVAIMFGLTFGSVFVIISHYFRKNNKSI; translated from the coding sequence ATGTCAGAAATAAATCAAACCAAAACACATTACGAAGTAGATTTAGTTGATTTACTTAAAGCTTTATGGTTAGGAAAATGGAAAATTATAATAATAACAGCAATTTCAGTTTTGGTAGTACTTGTATATTCAAATTCTATTCCAAAAAAATATAAATTAACAACTGTTGCTTATCATGGTGATAGATCTTCATTTATAAAGTATAGTGTTATCAATGATATCTTAAAACTTAATGACCTTACTGCTACAGAAGGTCGTGATATTCCTAATAAATATGTTTTAAACCCTTCAAGAATTTTTCATAAAGCCCGTGTTGAGTTTAATAATTACCAAGCAGTAACTTCAGTTTTAGAGAATGAAATTTCAATTATGAAATCTTTTGATGGAACTGATGAACAAAAGCAAGATTTATTAATTAAATTAGCAAGATCTTTTAATTTTTTAACTCCTACCAAACAAGGTGAAAAGTATAGCGTGTCATTTACTTGGGAAAATATTGAAGAAGGAAAAAAAATTTTTGACAAAGCAATGGCTAAAGTTATGGAAAATGTAAAAAAATCAGTAATTAAAGATATTTCTAATTTAGCAAATATAATTGAAAAAAATAATCAACGAAAGATAGATTCGTTAAATCTTAAATTTGAACTTTTAGAAAAAGCACAGAAAGAAAAAGATATGGCACGTATTGAATATTTAAAAGAACAATCAACTATAGCAAAAGAAATTAACTTAGAACAAAATATGGAAGGTTTGTCGTTAGGTCAATCTAAACAAAGTCTATTTCTAGAACCCACTCAAGGGTCGAACTCTACTAAAAATAAATCTCTGATAGATCTTATAGAAGTACCTTTTTTAGAAGTGCCATATTTCTTGCTTGGTTATAGGGCAATTGATAAAGAAATTGAGTTAATTCTTAATCGAACTGATAGACAAAGAATTTTAAATACAACTGAGTATATTAAAGTAATGGCAAAATTAATTGAGGTAGAAAGCGATTTATCACCTGAATTACTTAGGCAGAGTATAAGTATAATTGAAAATGATAATGTAAAAAATTGGATAAAATATGATTTTTCACTTGGAAGTACTAAATCCTTAAATAATACTAGATTATATATTATGGTTGCAATTATGTTTGGTTTAACTTTTGGATCAGTTTTTGTAATTATTTCTCATTATTTTCGAAAAAATAATAAATCAATTTAG
- a CDS encoding NAD(P) transhydrogenase subunit alpha, whose translation MKLASISENLNIEKRVAITPEIAKKYISLGFTLSLPKNYGAHLGFSDQDYKNLGVSLIDNEEEIIKNSEIIIQLGLLEEEKLSLLQENQILIGSLNAFSNKGKLEHLKSKKINCFSLELLPRITRAQSMDILSSQANLAGYKAVIEAFQVYERAIPMMMTAAGTIPAAKVLVVGAGVAGLQAIATAKRMGAIVFATDVRMASKEQVESLGGKFLTVEGSENLETEGGYAKEASDEFKKKQEELLAETLKKIDIVICTALIPGRQAPKIITEEMFKNLQKGSVIYDLAAVQGGNTIFTEVDKIVDKDGVKILGEANILNKLPVSASNLYAKNVFNFVSNLYDKENNKLNINLEDEIIEKTLIK comes from the coding sequence ATGAAATTAGCATCAATTTCTGAAAATCTTAATATCGAAAAAAGGGTAGCAATTACTCCTGAGATAGCAAAAAAATATATAAGCTTGGGATTTACTTTATCATTACCAAAAAATTATGGAGCTCATTTAGGGTTTAGCGATCAAGATTATAAAAATCTTGGTGTAAGTTTAATAGATAATGAGGAAGAAATAATTAAGAACTCTGAAATTATTATTCAATTAGGATTACTAGAAGAAGAAAAATTATCATTACTTCAGGAGAATCAAATATTGATAGGTTCTCTAAATGCTTTTTCTAATAAAGGGAAATTAGAACATTTAAAATCAAAAAAAATAAATTGTTTTTCATTAGAATTGCTACCAAGAATTACGAGAGCACAATCAATGGATATTTTATCCTCACAAGCCAATCTTGCTGGTTACAAAGCAGTGATAGAGGCTTTCCAAGTTTATGAAAGAGCAATTCCAATGATGATGACTGCAGCAGGAACAATACCAGCAGCAAAAGTGTTGGTAGTTGGAGCGGGAGTTGCAGGATTACAAGCAATTGCAACAGCAAAAAGAATGGGAGCTATAGTATTTGCTACAGATGTAAGAATGGCTTCCAAAGAACAAGTGGAAAGTTTAGGTGGTAAATTCTTAACTGTTGAAGGATCTGAGAATTTAGAAACTGAGGGTGGCTATGCGAAAGAAGCATCTGATGAATTTAAAAAGAAGCAGGAGGAGTTATTAGCAGAGACTTTGAAAAAAATTGATATAGTAATTTGCACCGCATTAATTCCTGGTAGACAAGCTCCTAAAATAATTACAGAGGAAATGTTTAAAAATTTACAAAAAGGTTCAGTAATTTATGATTTAGCAGCAGTTCAAGGAGGTAATACTATTTTTACTGAAGTTGATAAAATTGTCGATAAAGATGGGGTAAAAATTCTAGGTGAGGCAAATATACTTAATAAATTACCAGTATCGGCTTCTAATTTATATGCAAAAAATGTATTTAATTTTGTCTCTAATTTATATGATAAAGAAAACAATAAATTAAATATTAATTTAGAAGATGAAATTATTGAAAAAACTTTAATAAAATAG
- a CDS encoding NAD-dependent epimerase/dehydratase family protein codes for MNKILVTGANGFIGQSLCNKLIKKNKIVRGIVRDESIVKNNLNIEYASVGDINSETNWMHLLSNIDCIIHCAGIAHAMESKNLFTEKDYMSSIVDGTKQLATQAAAAGVRRIIFLSSIKVNGDNTSEVVLDNNNQHKNIFTYKDKPVPKSLYGLAKWKAEKELWEVAAKTKLEVNILRLPLVYGKGVKGNLKRLLMLVRSGVPLPFSMIKNQRSMIGLDNLIDLILICIDHQSAAGKTFLVSDGEDVSTPDLIKHISFSMGRSARLFPVPIILLKIIAKILNRREEIDRLVGSLKVDSLFTRKTLNWSPKINISEGIKKMVSSNDKNI; via the coding sequence ATGAATAAAATTTTAGTTACAGGAGCTAATGGATTTATTGGTCAGTCGCTTTGTAATAAATTAATAAAAAAAAATAAAATAGTCCGCGGTATAGTTCGAGATGAATCCATTGTTAAAAATAATTTAAACATTGAGTATGCATCAGTAGGAGATATAAACTCTGAAACAAATTGGATGCATTTACTGTCCAACATTGATTGTATTATTCATTGTGCAGGAATAGCTCATGCAATGGAAAGTAAAAATTTGTTTACAGAGAAGGATTATATGTCCTCAATTGTAGATGGAACCAAACAATTGGCTACGCAAGCTGCTGCTGCTGGAGTTAGAAGAATTATATTTTTAAGTTCAATAAAGGTAAATGGAGATAATACCAGTGAAGTAGTATTAGACAATAATAATCAACATAAAAATATTTTTACTTATAAAGACAAACCTGTACCTAAAAGTTTATATGGTTTAGCTAAATGGAAAGCTGAGAAAGAGTTGTGGGAAGTTGCAGCTAAAACTAAATTAGAAGTAAATATATTACGTTTACCTCTTGTATATGGAAAAGGAGTTAAAGGTAATTTAAAACGTCTCTTGATGTTAGTTCGATCTGGCGTGCCATTACCCTTTAGTATGATTAAAAATCAACGTTCTATGATTGGTTTAGATAACTTAATTGATTTAATTTTAATATGTATAGATCACCAATCAGCAGCTGGAAAAACTTTTTTAGTATCTGATGGTGAAGATGTTTCTACACCAGATTTAATAAAGCATATATCTTTTTCAATGGGACGATCAGCTCGTTTGTTTCCTGTTCCAATTATTTTACTTAAAATAATTGCAAAAATTTTAAATCGAAGAGAGGAAATTGATAGATTAGTAGGTTCTTTGAAAGTTGATAGTTTATTTACACGTAAAACATTAAATTGGTCACCTAAAATAAATATTTCGGAAGGTATAAAAAAAATGGTTTCTAGTAATGATAAGAATATTTGA
- a CDS encoding sugar transferase: protein MIRIFDLLFSILGLIFLSPILIITLIIGWFDNGSPLFSQTRIGRYQRSFILFKFRSMPVNTLSVATHLVKNTKLTTFGKFLRNTKLDEIPQLYNVLKGDMSLVGPRPCLLNQKRLISERKKRGVFKVKPGITGLAQVTGITMKNPKLLAETDAKMIKQINIFNYFCYIFKTLF, encoded by the coding sequence ATGATAAGAATATTTGATTTATTATTTTCTATTTTAGGGCTTATTTTTTTATCACCTATTTTGATTATAACATTAATTATTGGCTGGTTTGATAATGGCTCTCCACTTTTTTCTCAGACTCGTATTGGAAGATATCAAAGATCATTTATTTTGTTTAAATTTAGAAGTATGCCAGTAAATACATTATCTGTTGCAACTCACCTCGTAAAAAATACAAAGTTAACAACATTTGGAAAATTTTTAAGAAATACAAAATTAGATGAAATTCCCCAGCTATATAATGTTTTAAAAGGCGATATGAGCTTAGTTGGTCCTCGCCCATGTTTATTAAATCAAAAGAGATTAATTAGTGAGAGAAAAAAAAGGGGAGTGTTTAAAGTCAAACCAGGTATTACAGGTTTGGCACAGGTCACAGGAATTACTATGAAAAACCCAAAACTTTTAGCTGAAACAGACGCAAAAATGATAAAACAAATAAATATATTTAATTATTTCTGTTACATTTTTAAAACATTATTCTAG
- a CDS encoding NAD-dependent epimerase/dehydratase family protein: MKNLIIVTGGAGFVGSNLIDYLLKKTNYKIISLDNYSSGKKENHIKNKRVKYIYGSTLNISKIFNRKKKYIKTIFHFGEFARIFQSFKKFDECYRSNSIGSKAVFKFCLDNKIKLIYSATSASLGNYGEDKNLSPYAFTKSKNIELLENLKKWFNFKFEVIFFYNVYGSKQINVGEMATVIGIFENQYLNKKPLTVVKPGTQTRRFTHISDTVEVCYKAFKANKCKYYSISNKKPYSILEVAKMFNSEIVMLKPRLGERYASALTKISKNNKIIQKFGKLQLKDYISSFIKSHKS, encoded by the coding sequence ATGAAAAATCTCATAATTGTAACAGGTGGTGCTGGTTTTGTTGGGTCAAACTTAATTGACTATTTATTAAAAAAAACAAATTATAAAATAATTAGTTTAGACAACTATTCCTCTGGAAAAAAAGAAAATCATATCAAAAATAAAAGAGTAAAATACATTTATGGCAGTACATTAAATATTAGCAAAATATTTAACAGAAAAAAAAAATATATTAAAACAATTTTTCATTTTGGAGAATTTGCAAGAATATTCCAAAGTTTTAAGAAATTTGATGAATGTTACAGATCAAACTCAATCGGTTCGAAAGCTGTATTCAAATTTTGTTTAGATAATAAAATTAAACTTATATATTCTGCAACTTCAGCAAGTTTAGGAAACTATGGAGAGGATAAAAACCTTTCACCTTATGCTTTCACAAAATCAAAAAATATAGAATTATTAGAAAATTTAAAAAAATGGTTTAATTTTAAGTTTGAAGTTATATTTTTTTATAATGTTTATGGTTCAAAGCAAATTAATGTTGGCGAAATGGCAACGGTAATTGGCATTTTCGAAAATCAATACTTAAATAAAAAACCTTTAACTGTTGTTAAACCTGGGACACAAACTAGAAGGTTTACTCACATAAGTGATACAGTTGAAGTTTGTTATAAAGCTTTTAAAGCAAATAAGTGTAAATATTATAGTATTAGTAATAAAAAACCATATTCAATATTAGAGGTTGCAAAGATGTTCAATAGTGAAATTGTAATGTTAAAACCAAGATTAGGTGAACGATATGCCTCAGCACTAACAAAAATATCTAAAAACAACAAAATAATTCAAAAATTTGGAAAATTACAATTGAAAGATTACATAAGTTCCTTTATTAAGTCCCATAAATCATGA
- a CDS encoding O-antigen ligase family protein has protein sequence MKYLKFSNTTIISLIISSIIPFLIWGPFFPDLIVSISVLIFLFYTFKNKNYYYFNHAPFKIFFIFCIFIIISSLIDKETFFMFFSLKSSIFYLRIGVFSCFIWYLIDKDKSFLNYFYYALLICFLALVIDGFYQYINVKNLFGLERMSNRPSSFFGDELIMGSYLSRLFPLFFALFLIKQKKPYEVYFIGILFILVDLLIFLSGERAAFFFLNLSTIFIIILIKKYQIFRLITFLTAFVCIIIITLNSASLTNRMILSPAQDMGIIKNTELEIQKKSVIFSPVHDSLIRTAFEMFKDKPFLGHGPKMFRIKCQDPKYAVGKSPCNTHPHNFYIQLLAETGIIGFSFLFLALCYVLFSSFKQIKSIFFEKKRYLTDYQVCLLAGLLITLWPISPNGNFFNNWLAIIYSLPVGFYLQSIYSKDN, from the coding sequence ATGAAATATTTAAAATTTTCAAATACAACTATTATTAGTTTAATAATTTCCTCAATAATTCCATTTTTAATTTGGGGTCCTTTTTTCCCTGATTTAATTGTAAGTATCTCAGTTTTAATTTTTCTATTTTATACATTTAAAAATAAAAATTATTATTATTTTAATCATGCTCCTTTTAAAATATTTTTTATATTCTGTATTTTTATAATTATTTCTAGTTTGATTGATAAAGAAACTTTTTTTATGTTTTTTAGCTTAAAAAGTTCTATTTTTTATCTAAGAATTGGAGTTTTCAGTTGTTTTATTTGGTATTTAATTGACAAAGATAAATCATTTTTAAATTATTTTTACTATGCTTTGTTGATATGTTTTTTGGCATTAGTAATTGATGGATTTTATCAATATATAAATGTTAAAAATTTATTTGGTTTAGAGAGGATGAGTAATCGTCCATCATCTTTTTTTGGCGATGAGTTAATAATGGGATCTTATTTATCAAGACTTTTCCCGTTATTTTTTGCCTTATTTTTAATCAAACAAAAAAAACCTTATGAAGTTTATTTTATAGGAATTTTATTTATTTTAGTTGACCTACTGATTTTTTTATCTGGTGAAAGAGCTGCTTTCTTTTTTTTAAATTTATCTACTATATTTATAATTATATTAATTAAAAAGTATCAAATATTTAGATTAATTACTTTTTTAACAGCTTTTGTTTGTATAATAATTATAACTTTAAATTCAGCAAGCTTAACCAACAGAATGATTTTATCACCTGCTCAAGACATGGGTATTATAAAAAACACTGAACTAGAAATTCAAAAGAAATCAGTAATTTTTTCTCCAGTTCATGATAGTCTTATAAGAACAGCATTTGAAATGTTTAAAGACAAACCTTTTTTAGGTCATGGACCTAAAATGTTTAGAATAAAATGTCAGGATCCAAAATATGCTGTTGGAAAATCTCCATGTAATACCCATCCCCATAATTTTTATATACAGTTGTTAGCAGAGACTGGAATTATTGGATTTAGTTTTTTATTTCTTGCACTTTGTTATGTTTTATTTTCTTCTTTTAAGCAAATAAAATCAATATTTTTTGAAAAAAAACGATATTTGACTGACTATCAGGTATGCTTGTTAGCAGGTTTGTTAATTACATTGTGGCCTATTTCACCAAATGGTAATTTTTTTAATAATTGGTTAGCTATAATTTATTCATTGCCTGTAGGTTTTTATCTTCAATCAATATATTCTAAAGATAATTGA
- a CDS encoding aa3-type cytochrome c oxidase subunit IV: MDNENHKNTWNNFTKFVLWGTVAVISVLVLMAIFLL; the protein is encoded by the coding sequence ATGGACAATGAAAACCATAAAAATACCTGGAATAATTTTACTAAATTTGTTTTATGGGGAACTGTTGCAGTAATATCTGTTCTAGTTTTAATGGCAATTTTTCTATTATAA